In Phoenix dactylifera cultivar Barhee BC4 chromosome 1, palm_55x_up_171113_PBpolish2nd_filt_p, whole genome shotgun sequence, the genomic stretch gtcactgaaggccCTTAGGTCCTTCACTCCCAGCTCCTTGGCCAACTTGAGCTCGGCGACAAGTGCTTCGTACTCGGCTACATTGTTGGAGGTGGGAAATTCGAAGTGCAAggcctgctcggcgaccactccatctggactggtgaggacgaggcccgctccgctaccccccgagttcgaGGAGCCGTCGACATGTAAAGTCCAGATCGGACTTGAGGTCTGCTCGTCTGAAGCTGGCCTGGCTTCGGGCTCGTCCGGCACTGTGCACTCGACTATGAAGTCGGCGAGCGCCTGTGCCTTGATCGCTGgcctgggtcggtactcgatgtcgaactccccgagctcgatggcccacTTTGTAATCCGACCGGCGCGATCTGAtcgctgcaggatctgcttcacCGGTTGATCGGTCAGCACGGCCACTGTGTGGGCTTGAAAGTACGGCCGGAGCCTTCGAGCTGAGACGACCAGGGCATAAGCGGTCTTTTCCAGCttggaatatcgggtctcagcaccCCTCAAGACTCGGCTTGTATAATACACCGGCTTCTGGAGCTTGCTCTCCTCCCGGACCAGGACTGAGCTTACTGCTATAGGAGAAACAGCCAAgtacaagtagaggagctcaccctgctgaggctttgtgagcaggggaggagaGGCGAGGAGATGCTTGAGCTCCTCAAAGGCTTGCTGACATTGGGCCGACCATAAGAAGTCTTTTGGCTTCTTGAGGGCCGCAAAGAAcgggaggcagcgctcggccgatcggGAGACGAATCTTCCGAGGGCTGCGACCCGGCCCGTAAGCCGCTGCACTTCCTTCACTGTCCTCGGCGGCGTCATCTCCTGgagcgctcggatcttctcggggTTAGCCTCGATTCCCCGCTGAGAGATCACGAAGccaaggaacttgcccgaggtgacttcgAACGCACATTTGGCCGGGTTGAGTTTCATTTGGTACCTCCGGAGTATGGAGAATGCTTTGCTGAGGTCGGTCACATGGTCTTGCGCCACTTTGCTCTTTACtagcatgtcatctacataaACCTCCATGCTTCGACCTATCTGATCTTTGAAGATCtgactgaccagcctctgataagttGCACCAGCATTCTTTaagccaaagggcatcaccttgtaacaATAGGTGCCCCCATCAGTGATGAAagccgtcttctcctcatccTCCGGCGCCATCCGAATttggttgtatccggaaaaggcaTCCATGAATGTCAGCAGCtcgtgtcccgaggtggagtccacgagccgGTCGATGCTAgggagtggaaagctgtccttcgggcaggccttgttcaggtcggtgtagtccacgcacatgcgccattttccgctggcctttttgacgaggaccacgttggcgagccactccggatAGGGTATCTCTCGGATGAAGCCAGCCTTGAGGAGCTTATCGACTTCCTCAGTTATCGCCCGTTGCCGCTCTGGGGCGGCGTTGCGCTTCTTCTGTCGCACAGGCTTGCAAGGTTTCACCTGAAGTCGGTGGACCGCgacctccggatctatccccggcatgtctgctggcgaccaggcgaagacgtccgcGTTGTCCTGCAGAAAATTAATgaggcgatccctctcgcgaacatcaaggccggagccgacctgcacggttagctcagaagaattttcttggagGGGAACTTGAATGAGCAGCTCACCAGGCTCCACCCGATCCTTCCGCGGGCCGACCCGCGCCTCTAAGGTTTCGGCCAGGAGTTCATCTTTCACTGTAGTCGACGCCTCGGCCGGCCGCCTCGCCTcatgggtcgccatgtagcaccgTCTGGCTACCATCTGGTCTCCACGGACTTCGCCGATCCCTTGGCCGGTGggaaaccgcatgagcaagtggtgggTTGAGACTATGGCTCGGAGAGCGTTGAGTCCTGGTCGCCCGAGAATGGCGTTGTACGCCGAGGGCAGGCGCACCACGAGGAAATTCATCTTCACGGTGCTCTCTCGGGGGGCGAGTCCGACCGTGACCAGGAGGTcgacctcgccctctactgggaccgaATCCCCAGGGAAGCCGACCAGCGGGGCGTTCATCCTCCGTAGTTGATTTCCCGTCATTCCCATTCTGGAAtaggcatcaaaatacaaaatattcgccgagcttccattatcaatcaaaacacgttttacatcaaatttgttcACAACCATGGAGACGACCACAGCATCGtcatggggagtttcaactCCCTTCAGGTCCTCATCTGAGAATGAGATGGCCTCCGAGGTGCGCAAGCGCTTGGAGGTGGTTCCTTCTGGAGCTCCTCCAGCCGAGGCCtcgcctcggatggtgttgatggtgccggcgatgggcctgttggcatttggatCTTCGGGCTGTGGGGGATTCTCCACGGGCCTTCCTGCGGGCCGGTTCCGCACGAACCGGTCGAGCActcctcggcgaatgagtgcttcgatctcgttccggagctggaagcattcctccgtgtcgtggccgtggtcccggtggaagcggcagtacttcctgggGTTGCGCCAGGCCCCGGGATCCCGCCTCGGGGGCGGGGGTCGGAAATAGTCCCGgccctcgatctccatgaggatctcggTCCGGGGAGCCGTGAGGGGAGTGTAATTTTCGTACCTCCCGTTGGGTGTGCGGGGCCGTGGTGGTGGCCTCGGGCGAGAAGGGGATCTCTGCCGAGGTGGTCCTTGCAGCCGGGGTAGGTGCTTCGGGCGAGAGGGGCGCTCGGCTCGGTGcggggacgggcttctgggGCGACCGCGGTCCTCGCGACGCCTTTTCTGTTTCTTAGAGGTCTGCTCGATCCCGCTTCGCCTAGAAGCCACCGCTTACTCGGCTTTTgcatacttccgcgcccgaaccAACATCTCTGTGAAATCAGcggggaaattcttctcgatggagaagaggaatctataAGATCGGGCcccagtctttagtgccgacatggcgattgactggtcgagcTCCCGGACCTCTCACGTTGCAGCAGTGAAACGGTCCAGGTAGTCCCTGAGagattctccctctttttgcttTACGTCGAGGAGGGACGGAGGTCCGCCGCTggggtcggctggcagcaaaagtgctggcaaactgcctgccgagttgtTCGAAGGAGGAGACGGTGCTAGGCTTTAGCCCAGTGAACCAGAGCCGGGCCGCTCCTCGGAGCGTCGCTGGAAAGGCTTTACAAAGCagggcctccgaggctccctgCAGGGCCATTAAGGTCCGatagctttccaggtggtcgagagggtcggtcctgccgctgtagggctccacctggggcatcttgaacctcggcgggaccggctcgtcctcgatttGCTGGAAAAAGGGGGATCTcgtggtgaactcgaagtcaccaTCGCGTCCCATCTTCCTGCCACGGAGCGCCTCAATCTGACGCTCCAGGTTCTCGACTTTCTTGTCGAGCTCATCACTTGGGGGGATCGCCGTGGCGGTGCGCCCTGGCGCAAGTCGTCTTGGGACTGACTCGGCTTCTGATGGTAGTGGCCAGTCTCCAGGACCCGTCACCGGGTGTTCTCCCCAGGGGGAGGGGGGAACACGGTGATCTTGGCCTGGAAGGGGTGGTCCACTCGCAGGGGGCGCCGGTTGAACTGGGGCCGGAGGGGGCGGTGCCGTCGGGGCGCCCCTAGGTTGCAGGCCCTGGACAGCAGCGGCCAACGCCTGAACCTGCTGCACGAGGGCGTGGAACTGCTCCGGCTGAACTTGGGGAGTCGGGTCTCCCGGCggtggcgagttctggacagagtgtccagggctTGGTAGGGGACGTCGGGAGGCGTTAGaagctcccttgcttctcagGTTCATGGTCGCGACTcggacccttcctctagcgccaactgttgctggaaattggacccgggggcgaccgtcggctgGAAGGGGGAGGCTCCGCGGCCTGAATGGCGGACGGCGGCTTGTCGGCGGGCTACGTCTTCCCGGaggcctgcaagaagccggtggccgggcagtccggcaccggccctccgacgcttaaGTCAGCAAGAAGTCTatatgaggaaggagagggggaGTGAGAGAGATTAGAGCCGGAGAGAGAGCCCCCCTCTGTGAGTGTAGAAatctcccttttatagggagggtcgggttacctgtgaCTGTGACAGAGCAGGTCGTACATCTGCTCGATTGGCCATTAATGCTCGATCATGTAAGTCAATGCTATCATTGTACGAAATCAGGCTGGAGCCTTAAGCCATCGAAGAGTCATGCCATCATTTGTAGGCATGCGTATTTGCCGTAAGAGGCTCGGTGTCCGTAGGTGATGGAGATCATAcactttaattgttgagtgaatcaGGTGTCTGCGCAGCCCATACGCATTAATTGATGGCAGACATAAGACGTAACCCTTTGCTCGTCTGGAGGGGAGGTAATTTCAAGCTAAAGGGTCTGCTCAGTCGGCCCCCGCTCGGGGGGTCTGCTCACTTAACTATGACGGTTTTTCCCCTAACAGGTATGAATGAGGACAAAAGAGACATGTCATTAACGGAAAAGGATGTGTTCTAGAAGCCGATTGGGCGAAGGTGGACATCAAGCTGTAGCGCTGAAAAGTTACTTTTTCAAAAATGGCGCCTCTTGACCCGGTTGAGGTGGACGAAACTTAAGTCCCAGAAGCAAAGTCAACCGCAAACAGGAGTCAGCCGATGAATACTTACGTTTCGATGAACATATGAGAGAATTCCAAGCCCACAAGGAGACCAAACATCCCCTTCGCCAGTAGACTCACGGAGAGGTGGAGGTATCACCCCTCCATTAGCAATCATCACCACCGTGCGTTCAACTCCAAACGTGAGACTCCAAAATTGACCAACTCCCTCTCACCTTGTTCCGACTAAAATTCAACAACTCCAACAAAGGAGAAGGAGTAGCCGCCCAAATAAAATACTCATCGGGCAAAGCCTTTCGTTGTCACCGGAGCTCCACCTCTTCCTATAAGACAACCTCACCTTTTATGACCATCAAAAAGTTCGCCCTTTCTCTCCCACCATGGCTTCGGGATTCATAGCTTTCCTCATCCTAACCACCTCCTTCTTCCCCTTCATCTCCAGAGCAGGAGCTTATAGGCCTGCACCGGCTGCAAGCCCCTCTTCGCCGACTGGTCCTCCCGTCCCGGTTCCGGCCTGTGTCCCATCTGCAGCCATGGCCCCCGTCCCTCTCCCATTGTCGGCCATCAAAGCCGGCTACTGGCCGTCATGGATCAACTCCACCTCCCCACCCTCCTCCATCAACCTCTCCTACTTCACCCACATCTACTACGCCTTTGTCGAACTAGATAACACCTCCTTTGAACTCGTCGTCACCCCCTCCGACGCAGGCATGCTCGCCGACTTCACGGCCACCCTCCACGCTCACGATCCCCCAATCAAAGCCATGCTCTCCatcggcggcggtggcggcggagGCGACACCTTCGCCAACATGGCCACCAACTGCTCCACCCGCTCCGCCTTCATTAGATCTACCATCGCCGTCGCCCGCGAGTACAACCTCGACGGCCTTGACCTCGACTGGGAGTTCCCGGCGAACCCCGAGAAAATGGCCAGCCTCGGCGACCTCTTCATGGAGTGGCGCGACGCAATCTCTCGCGAAGCGGGCGAGACTGGCCGACCGAGCCTGTTGCTCACGTCAGCCGTGTACTTCGCGTCGCACTTCTTCCTCACAGGCGACACACCGAGATCTTATCCGGCCGACCAGATGGCGGTCAGTCTGGACTGGATCAACGCTATGTGCTACGACTACCATGGCTCCTGGGACACGTCGGAGACTGGGGCGCCTGCGGCGCTGTACGACCCAAACAGCAACGTGAGCACGAGCTATGGACTCACGTCGTGGGTGGAGGCTGGGATTCCACCGACGAAGGTGGTGATGGGTTTGCCATTATATGGCCGGACGTGGAAGCTCAAGGATCCGGCAGACCACGGCATCGGCGCACCGGCAGTAGGGCTCGGACCAGGAACTGATGGGGTGATGTTGTACTCGGAGGTGGTGAATTTTAACACGGAAAACAACGCGACCCAAGTGGATGATGAAATAACGGTGTCTGTGTATTCTTACGCCGGGACGAGTTGGATCGGCTACGATAACCCGTGGTCGGTGACGAGGAAGATAGAGTTCGCGCAGGAGCACGGCCTCGGCGGGTACTTCTTTTGGGCGGTCGGATACGACAAGGATTGGAGCATCTCTCGAGGAGGTAAACAAAACGCAAGGCGACAAATGCGCTTTTCAATTTTACAATTTGTTTTGGAAATATTATTCTACGTAGCGCAGatggaattttttctttttttgattttttatgtaAATACTCTTctgaaaaattcaaatttatgtaaatacttttgtaaaatttatatttatttctgtactcTCATCAAACactatttttgcataaataccccTAATATAACAGTTCTTCTAATGCCGTTAATAAAAAGcacatttattttaattaaaaataaaataaaattttaaaattactttttgtTCTCCATCGTGAttgccttataaatattttttttgcacatctactattaaaaatattttagttattttaatttgcaaCCGTTAACTTTTTAATGGTATTTAATGGCGttagtatatatgcaaaaataagaataaaaaaatagaatagcaaaataagtgttttatgaaagtatacatgtaaatattaattttagagggatatttattcaaaatttgatatttaggaggatatttatgtaaaaaaatagCTAGCTTTTGAGGTACTGTGCTCCTGCTTATGAATTGCACCTAAATTTGATACATTGAGAAAAATTTGGTGATCGACACGTGTCCCTCAATTTTAGCTATCATCTGTTTGTTTCTTTTACTAATTTTAGTAGACACGTGTCGATGATCAGGGTCAAGATATGCTTAATGGTGGGATTAGCGGCTGACATCTAATCTAGCGTCGTTGTGTCGATGGCTTGGAACCCATCTCTCTTTTTATGTACTAACTCATAGCGTTTGTTGTTGGCAGCATGGGATGCATGGCAGAGCTGAGCGACGGCCTTCCTTCCGCATCTTCTTCAGCCATTGTTCTCTCTCTCCATTGGCTTGATGTAATAAGTATTGATTTG encodes the following:
- the LOC103724254 gene encoding nod factor hydrolase protein 1-like; amino-acid sequence: MASGFIAFLILTTSFFPFISRAGAYRPAPAASPSSPTGPPVPVPACVPSAAMAPVPLPLSAIKAGYWPSWINSTSPPSSINLSYFTHIYYAFVELDNTSFELVVTPSDAGMLADFTATLHAHDPPIKAMLSIGGGGGGGDTFANMATNCSTRSAFIRSTIAVAREYNLDGLDLDWEFPANPEKMASLGDLFMEWRDAISREAGETGRPSLLLTSAVYFASHFFLTGDTPRSYPADQMAVSLDWINAMCYDYHGSWDTSETGAPAALYDPNSNVSTSYGLTSWVEAGIPPTKVVMGLPLYGRTWKLKDPADHGIGAPAVGLGPGTDGVMLYSEVVNFNTENNATQVDDEITVSVYSYAGTSWIGYDNPWSVTRKIEFAQEHGLGGYFFWAVGYDKDWSISRGAWDAWQS